A genomic segment from Candidatus Binatia bacterium encodes:
- a CDS encoding FAD-dependent oxidoreductase, protein MTSSQYVIIGAGFAGAATAYHLARSGAREILILEQEEILGVHSSGRNAAMVRQVVADRALTELTAEGAAFLRALPPDWPAPVGFEQNGSLLLGSGEGWRKLVQDAAIARQLGMTAECWTRERALDFVPALQGADFEGAVWCPTDGVVDIHALLTGYIKAAQSLGARVRYRTAVEKIVTREGRVTAVVTADETIMTDTLINAAGPWATAVAKLAGAVAAPLHPCRRHLFVSAPISWVNRKWPFVWDVTHEFYFRPEAGGLLLCPCDQEEMAPCDAPTDESAVELLFEKIQRHLPALSDVALKHRWAGLRTLSADGRFVIGWDPKVKGFFWVAGLGGHGVTTSSAVGALAAKLILNPNEQKGLEFSPARFEG, encoded by the coding sequence GTGACTTCATCCCAGTACGTCATCATCGGCGCCGGTTTTGCCGGCGCCGCCACGGCCTATCATTTGGCGCGAAGCGGCGCGCGGGAAATTCTCATTCTAGAGCAAGAGGAAATTCTCGGCGTCCATTCTTCGGGGCGGAACGCGGCGATGGTTCGCCAGGTGGTAGCGGACCGCGCGCTCACGGAACTTACGGCCGAGGGCGCCGCGTTCTTGCGCGCTCTCCCTCCGGACTGGCCGGCGCCGGTTGGCTTCGAGCAAAACGGCTCGCTGCTTCTGGGCAGCGGCGAAGGCTGGCGGAAGCTCGTCCAGGATGCGGCGATCGCGCGACAGCTTGGCATGACGGCGGAGTGCTGGACGCGCGAGCGCGCGCTGGATTTTGTCCCGGCGCTGCAAGGCGCCGACTTCGAAGGAGCGGTCTGGTGCCCGACGGACGGAGTCGTGGACATCCACGCGCTCCTCACAGGATATATCAAAGCCGCGCAATCCTTGGGCGCGCGAGTCCGCTACCGCACCGCCGTCGAGAAGATCGTGACTCGCGAAGGACGGGTGACTGCCGTGGTGACGGCCGACGAAACGATCATGACGGACACGCTCATCAACGCCGCCGGTCCATGGGCGACGGCGGTTGCAAAGTTGGCCGGCGCCGTCGCGGCGCCGCTCCACCCGTGCCGCCGCCATCTCTTCGTCAGCGCGCCGATCTCCTGGGTGAACCGAAAGTGGCCGTTCGTTTGGGACGTCACGCACGAATTTTATTTTCGTCCCGAAGCGGGCGGACTGCTGCTCTGCCCGTGCGATCAAGAAGAGATGGCCCCGTGCGACGCGCCGACGGACGAGTCGGCGGTCGAATTGCTCTTCGAAAAAATCCAACGCCATCTGCCGGCGCTCTCCGACGTGGCGCTCAAGCACCGCTGGGCGGGGTTACGGACTCTCTCCGCCGACGGCCGCTTTGTGATCGGATGGGACCCCAAGGTGAAAGGATTCTTCTGGGTCGCCGGCCTCGGCGGTCACGGCGTCACAACCAGCTCGGCGGTGGGGGCGCTGGCGGCGAAGCTGATTCTCAACCCTAACGAACAAAAAGGCCTGGAGTTTTCCCCCGCGCGATTTGAGGGCTAA
- a CDS encoding ferredoxin produces MKITVDRTKCEGYGKCVEATPKVFKLDEKFIATVADPKGDADEKILLAAKICPTKAIALAEEGTGKKIFPPD; encoded by the coding sequence TCGGACAAAGTGCGAGGGCTACGGCAAGTGCGTCGAGGCGACGCCGAAGGTGTTCAAGCTGGACGAGAAATTTATCGCCACGGTCGCGGATCCCAAGGGAGACGCCGACGAGAAGATTCTTTTGGCGGCCAAAATCTGTCCGACGAAAGCGATCGCCCTGGCAGAGGAGGGGACGGGAAAGAAAATATTTCCGCCGGACTGA